In a single window of the Pleurodeles waltl isolate 20211129_DDA chromosome 4_2, aPleWal1.hap1.20221129, whole genome shotgun sequence genome:
- the F3 gene encoding tissue factor isoform X2, whose translation MRAPRPLLLALCSLWHLSASVAVTDAQAFPTAVNITWSSLNFKTILEWQPKPTNFVYTVEISGQKSDWKKKCIYTENTECDVTDQLLDVNDTYRARVISSLPGNEEVPEEPLYTLSPSFTPSKQTKIGQPGIKSYVLNDEKTKLKVEIEEPMSPYRSLSGGFRSVRDVLQTELRYTLYYWRASSTGKKQATTTTSEIEISVDKGESYCFFVQATVPSRRENRESPESPTQCTSQQGSVLDEYVVLIAVVSAVVLIIIIAVVLSVTLYKCKKSKQEAAKKEHMPLNEA comes from the exons ATGCGAGCACCCCGGCCCCTGCTGCTGGCTCTTTGCTCCCTCTGGCACCTCTCTGCCTCAGTCGCCGTCACAG ATGCTCAGGCCTTTCCCACTGCTGTGAACATCACCTGGTCATCTTTGAACTTCAAGACAATACTGGAGTGGCAGCCAAAACCGACCAACTTTGTGTACACTGTGGAGATCTCAGG acaaaaatctGACTGGAAAAAGAAGTGCATTTACACGGAGAACACTGAGTGTGATGTGACAGACCAACTGCTGGACGTAAATGACACATATCGGGCCCGCGTTATTTCTTCACTTCCTGGAAATGAAGAGGTCCCAGAAGAGCCTCTCTACACTCTCTCGCCATCATTTACACCTTCCAAGCAGA CAAAAATTGGACAACCAGGGATTAAAAGTTATGTGCTCAATGATGAGAAAACCAAGCTCAAGGTGGAGATTGAAGAACCAATGTCTCCTTACCGATCGCTGAGTGGGGGCTTTCGAAGTGTCCGGGACGTTTTACAAACTGAGTTGCGGTACACCCTCTACTACTGGAGAGCTTCGAGTACAGGCAAG AAACAGGCCACAACAACCACCAGCGAAATCGAGATCAGTGTGGACAAAGGAGAGAGCTACTGCTTCTTCGTCCAGGCGACTGTCCCCTCCCGCAGAGAAAACCGCGAGAGTCCAGAAAGCCCAACTCAGTGCACCAGTCAACAAGGAAGCGTTCTAGATG AGTACGTTGTGCTCATCGctgtggtttccgccgtggtcctaATTATCATCATCGCCGTTGTCCTTTCCGTTACGCTGTACAAGTGCAAGAAGTCTAAACAAGAAGCGGCCAAAAAGGAGCACATGCCCCTGAACGAAGCTTGA
- the F3 gene encoding tissue factor isoform X1: MRAPRPLLLALCSLWHLSASVAVTADAQAFPTAVNITWSSLNFKTILEWQPKPTNFVYTVEISGQKSDWKKKCIYTENTECDVTDQLLDVNDTYRARVISSLPGNEEVPEEPLYTLSPSFTPSKQTKIGQPGIKSYVLNDEKTKLKVEIEEPMSPYRSLSGGFRSVRDVLQTELRYTLYYWRASSTGKKQATTTTSEIEISVDKGESYCFFVQATVPSRRENRESPESPTQCTSQQGSVLDEYVVLIAVVSAVVLIIIIAVVLSVTLYKCKKSKQEAAKKEHMPLNEA; this comes from the exons ATGCGAGCACCCCGGCCCCTGCTGCTGGCTCTTTGCTCCCTCTGGCACCTCTCTGCCTCAGTCGCCGTCACAG CAGATGCTCAGGCCTTTCCCACTGCTGTGAACATCACCTGGTCATCTTTGAACTTCAAGACAATACTGGAGTGGCAGCCAAAACCGACCAACTTTGTGTACACTGTGGAGATCTCAGG acaaaaatctGACTGGAAAAAGAAGTGCATTTACACGGAGAACACTGAGTGTGATGTGACAGACCAACTGCTGGACGTAAATGACACATATCGGGCCCGCGTTATTTCTTCACTTCCTGGAAATGAAGAGGTCCCAGAAGAGCCTCTCTACACTCTCTCGCCATCATTTACACCTTCCAAGCAGA CAAAAATTGGACAACCAGGGATTAAAAGTTATGTGCTCAATGATGAGAAAACCAAGCTCAAGGTGGAGATTGAAGAACCAATGTCTCCTTACCGATCGCTGAGTGGGGGCTTTCGAAGTGTCCGGGACGTTTTACAAACTGAGTTGCGGTACACCCTCTACTACTGGAGAGCTTCGAGTACAGGCAAG AAACAGGCCACAACAACCACCAGCGAAATCGAGATCAGTGTGGACAAAGGAGAGAGCTACTGCTTCTTCGTCCAGGCGACTGTCCCCTCCCGCAGAGAAAACCGCGAGAGTCCAGAAAGCCCAACTCAGTGCACCAGTCAACAAGGAAGCGTTCTAGATG AGTACGTTGTGCTCATCGctgtggtttccgccgtggtcctaATTATCATCATCGCCGTTGTCCTTTCCGTTACGCTGTACAAGTGCAAGAAGTCTAAACAAGAAGCGGCCAAAAAGGAGCACATGCCCCTGAACGAAGCTTGA